The following are encoded together in the Zingiber officinale cultivar Zhangliang chromosome 8A, Zo_v1.1, whole genome shotgun sequence genome:
- the LOC122009139 gene encoding glucose-6-phosphate/phosphate translocator 1, chloroplastic-like has translation MIASVNHSTAGIGVIGLVRHRVPCVRPRIASAHPVSAITNLGLSVSSLKPPYLAIPKGLGLGFVRRDGASSAAEPRGLHFKCEAHEADRSEVPEISAGEARSVAARRVKIGIYFATWWALNVVFNIYNKKVLNAFPYPWLTSTLSLATGTLIMLISWATRIAQPPKTDFNFWKVLAPVAVAHTIGHVAATVSMSKVAVSFTHIIKSGEPAFSVLVSRFLLGETFPVPVYLSLVPIIGGCALAAVTELNFNMIGFMGAMISNLAFVFRNIFSKRGMKGTSVSGMNYYACLSILSLLILTPFAIAVEGPQMWAAGWQTALSQIGPNFVWWVAAQSVFYHLYNQVSYMSLDEISPLTFSIGNTMKRISVIVSSIIIFHTPVQPVNALGAAIAILGTFLYSQAKQ, from the exons ATGATCGCCTCTGTGAATCACTCCACCGCCGGGATCGGCGTGATTGGTCTCGTCCGGCACAGGGTGCCTTGTGTTAGACCTCGGATCGCGTCCGCTCATCCCGTATCTGCGATCACAAACCTTGGTTTGTCAGTTTCCTCCCTGAAACCCCCTTATCTCGCGATTCCCAAGGGGCTTGGACTTGGCTTCGTCCGGAGAGATGGAGCCTCGTCGGCTGCGGAGCCCCGGGGTCTCCATTTCAAGTGCGAGGCTCACGAAGCTGATAGATCGGAGGTCCCTGAGATCTCCGCTGGGGAGGCTCGTTCGGTTGCCGCCCGGAGGGTAAAGATCGGCATCTACTTCGCCACTTGGTGGGCTCTCAACGTCGTCTTCAATATCTACAACAAGAAGGTCCTCAACGCCTTCCCTTACCCATGGCTAACGTCCACCCTCTCCCTCGCCACGGGCACCCTCATCATGCTTATCTCCTGGGCGACCAGAATTGCCCAGCCCCCCAAGACCGATTTCAATTTCTGGAAAGTCCTTGCACCG GTGGCGGTGGCACACACGATCGGGCATGTGGCGGCGACGGTAAGCATGTCGAAGGTGGCGGTTTCGTTCACCCACATAATCAAAAGCGGGGAGCCAGCTTTCAGCGTGTTGGTCTCACGGTTTCTGCTGGGAGAGACTTTCCCTGTGCCGGTTTACCTCTCTCTAGTCCCGATCATTGGTGGATGTGCTCTAGCTGCTGTGACAGAGCTCAACTTTAACATGATTG GTTTCATGGGTGCGATGATATCAAACCTTGCGTTCGTCTTTCGCAACATCTTCTCAAAAAGGGGGATGAAGGGGACGTCTGTTAGTGGAATGAACTATTATGCTTGCCTCTCTATCCTGTCACTGTTGATACTCACACCATTTGCTATCGCAGTTGAGGGACCCCAGATGTGGGCTGCAGGTTGGCAGACAGCACTTTCCCAGATTGGCCCCAACTTTGTTTG GTGGGTAGCTGCTCAAAGTGTCTTCTACCATTTATACAACCAAGTCTCTTACATGTCCTTAGATGAGATCTCTCCTCTGACGTTTAGCATTGGCAACACAATGAAGAGAATATCTGTCATTGTCTCATCCATCATAATTTTCCATACTCCTGTCCAACCTGTCAATGCACTGGGAGCTGCCATCGCCATTCTTGGAACTTTCTTGTATTCCCAG GCGAAGCAGTAA